One genomic segment of Pogoniulus pusillus isolate bPogPus1 chromosome 21, bPogPus1.pri, whole genome shotgun sequence includes these proteins:
- the LOC135184708 gene encoding uncharacterized protein LOC135184708, producing the protein MHEFTSPWLETGRGCGAVVPPQRLCSAAGPSPTSAHAPETDKGADRGRRASAVFRAPALDQRWRWARIRRGERVDVWVSCASFLPLSVSSRDQLSQFLLGTAFEKHACARGETGGRCAARRSRLGGARTRGLNRTLAGSSSTRSEVCERPLELYLPSPMKKNLREDRRTLARTERESGKAEARLPAPKRADAEQGHTSRCWALLHSPHPRRGGASWGGGGSGPGGAGKLPGRQPICAARLGSAGTCLPAGEGRHRRKRRNNHWHWCFRHA; encoded by the exons ATGCACGAATTTACTTCACCGTGGCTGGAAACGGGGAGGGGGTGCGGCGCGGTGGTCCCACCGCAGCGCCTTTGTTCCGCCGCGGGCCCCAGCCCCACCTCCGCGCATGCGCCGGAGACAGACAAAGGCGCGgacaggggcaggagagctTCTGCCGTGTTCCGCGCACCCGCTTTGGACCAGCGTTGGCGCTGGGCGCGCATCCGCCGTGGCGAGAGGGTGGATGTGTGGGTCTCATGTGCgtcctttctccccctctccgTGAGCAGCCGCGACCAGCTGAGTCAGTTCCTTTTAGGAACCGCCTTTGAGAAACACGCGTGTGCGCGGGGAGAGACGG gcGGGAGATGCGCCGCGCGGCGCTCACGCTTAGGGGGCGCACGGACCCGAGGTTTAAATAGGacccttgcaggcagcagctcgaCTCGCTCGGAGGTCTGCGAACGTCCCTTGGAGCTTTATCTCCCCAGCcccatgaaaaaaaatctcagggaGGACCGGAGGACCCTGGCGAGGACGGAACGGGAGAGCGGGAAGGCAGAAGCCAGGCTCCCTGCCCCAAAGAGAGCGGACGCGGAGCAGGGACACACATCGAGGTGCTGGGCGCTCCTCCACTCTCCGCACCCGCGACGCGGCGGTGCCTCGTGGGGTGGCGGCGGGTCTGGCCCCGGCGGTGCGGGGAAGCTTCCAGGCCGCCAGCCCATATGTGCAGCCCGGCTGGGGAGCGCGGGGACCTGCCTCCCCGCCGGAGAGGGGCGGCACAGGCGGAAGAGACGGAATAATCACTGGCATTGGTGCTTTCGGCACGCTTAA